One window of Planctomycetia bacterium genomic DNA carries:
- a CDS encoding 2-hydroxyglutaryl-CoA dehydratase: protein MTYAAGIDVGSTQTKAILIDDARSIIARKLIDTGANVKRAGQVALDALLADSGVPRERLGFVVGTGYGRYKIEAGDAQVTEISCHARGAHMLFPGTRTVIDMGGQDTKAIKVGPDGDVLDFCMNDKCAAGTGRFLAAAADVLGLTLDEIGPISLKGTNPIRLTSVCTVFVESDILSYLAQKKKIEDILAGVHQAIASRTIGLVRRVDIEQEITFTGGVARNVGMISTLEEKLGAPLNVTPDSQFTGALGAALFALDHVFAAEATRRTVPDEPAVWVDG, encoded by the coding sequence ATGACTTATGCCGCCGGCATCGACGTAGGAAGTACGCAAACCAAGGCCATCCTCATCGACGACGCTCGATCGATCATCGCCAGAAAACTGATCGACACCGGCGCCAACGTCAAGCGTGCCGGACAGGTCGCCCTCGACGCCCTGCTTGCCGATTCTGGCGTGCCGCGGGAACGGCTCGGCTTTGTCGTGGGCACAGGGTACGGCCGCTACAAAATCGAAGCAGGCGATGCCCAGGTGACGGAAATCTCCTGTCATGCCCGCGGCGCGCACATGCTGTTTCCCGGCACCCGGACCGTTATCGATATGGGAGGCCAGGATACCAAGGCGATCAAAGTCGGTCCGGACGGCGACGTGCTGGACTTTTGCATGAACGACAAATGCGCCGCAGGCACCGGCCGATTTCTCGCCGCCGCCGCGGATGTGCTGGGTCTTACGCTCGATGAAATCGGGCCTATTTCACTCAAGGGCACGAACCCCATCCGACTGACCAGCGTTTGCACCGTCTTTGTGGAGTCGGACATCCTCAGTTACCTCGCCCAGAAGAAAAAGATCGAGGACATCCTCGCTGGCGTGCATCAGGCCATTGCCTCACGCACGATTGGCTTGGTCCGCCGCGTGGACATCGAGCAGGAAATCACGTTCACCGGTGGGGTCGCCCGAAACGTCGGCATGATCTCGACCCTGGAAGAAAAGCTGGGGGCGCCGCTCAACGTGACGCCGGACTCGCAATTCACCGGCGCATTGGGGGCGGCCCTCTTTGCGCTAGACCATGTATTCGCGGCGGAAGCCACACGTCGAACCGTCCCGGATGAACCGGCAGTCTGGGTCGATGGCTGA
- a CDS encoding 2-hydroxyacyl-CoA dehydratase translates to MKYEEIIQHCRELLDLLPSQVLAQARQRREGLGAFAVFPVYAPVEVIHAAGLMPVSVFGAGNKLEITHADSRFQSFICSIAKSTLELFLCGEMNNFDGVVFSSICDVARNLASVVKRNSPDLYVEFLHLPQNMSSAASKAYTRAEFERFRTNLAAQQGREITDTAIAGSLDVYNRIRRMTRALYDERKSRPGSISAGDLRAVVQAGTRMMPEDFSPLLERLVEQVKARKVHPRDSVKVVVEGAFCEQPPIELLDAIEAAGCQVKDDDMIIGSRLFHADVVCHGDPLGALADAYLHGSVYTSVRHDNGHPRSEGLILRMRQAGAEAVLFTPAKFCEPALLDYVLFRQRLDEAGIPHLKLEFEEKMWTFDAPRTEVETFAESILFD, encoded by the coding sequence ATGAAATACGAAGAGATCATTCAACATTGTCGCGAACTGCTTGATCTTCTCCCCAGCCAGGTGCTGGCCCAGGCCCGGCAACGTCGCGAGGGGCTCGGCGCCTTCGCGGTATTTCCGGTGTATGCGCCCGTGGAAGTGATCCACGCCGCCGGGCTGATGCCGGTGAGTGTTTTCGGCGCGGGCAACAAGCTGGAAATCACCCATGCCGACTCGCGTTTCCAATCTTTCATTTGCTCGATCGCTAAGAGCACACTGGAGCTTTTCCTGTGCGGCGAGATGAACAATTTCGACGGGGTCGTGTTCAGCTCCATTTGCGACGTCGCCCGGAACCTGGCCAGCGTCGTGAAGCGCAATTCGCCGGACTTGTACGTGGAGTTTCTTCATCTGCCGCAGAACATGTCGAGCGCCGCGTCGAAGGCCTACACGCGGGCGGAATTCGAACGTTTCCGAACAAATCTCGCCGCACAACAGGGGCGTGAGATTACCGACACCGCCATCGCCGGAAGCCTGGACGTCTACAACCGCATCCGTCGCATGACTCGAGCGTTGTACGACGAGCGGAAGAGCCGCCCGGGGTCCATTTCCGCCGGAGACCTCCGCGCCGTCGTGCAGGCCGGCACACGGATGATGCCGGAGGACTTCTCACCGCTCCTCGAACGACTGGTCGAGCAGGTGAAGGCGCGAAAAGTGCACCCGCGCGACAGCGTCAAGGTCGTCGTTGAAGGGGCATTCTGCGAGCAGCCGCCGATCGAATTACTCGATGCCATCGAGGCGGCCGGCTGCCAGGTCAAGGACGACGACATGATCATCGGCTCCCGGCTTTTCCATGCGGATGTTGTCTGCCATGGTGATCCACTGGGCGCGCTCGCGGACGCGTACCTTCACGGCAGCGTTTATACGTCAGTGCGGCATGACAACGGGCACCCCCGCTCGGAAGGATTGATTCTGCGAATGCGCCAGGCCGGCGCGGAGGCTGTGCTCTTCACGCCCGCCAAGTTCTGTGAGCCGGCACTGCTGGATTACGTGCTTTTTCGTCAGCGTCTCGACGAAGCCGGCATTCCGCACCTGAAGCTGGAGTTCGAGGAAAAGATGTGGACCTTCGACGCGCCGCGGACGGAGGTGGAGACCTTCGCCGAATCGATTCTTTTTGATTGA
- a CDS encoding 2-hydroxyacyl-CoA dehydratase, translating to MSAAPVQTKDYRGDVHTLSRDLMSDWMSQLKDATQSGVPSAYLMVSGNCVEILRCFDILPVFPEINALQLAIRKNSLPYIIKAEEIGYASDNCAYVKADIGYTLCGGVGENGTTPKPSLIVCNFVGCNVYIKWFEHCASMMNVPLVMLDIPFVREANPSKEDIAYVITQLRELIGRCEALTGKKFDIDRLREILRYSARAERGWKRAKDLCKHRPAPFDAYFDSINMMGPINALRGTKEAVDFFDKTVEVYEKMTAEGIGVSDQEEFRIVVEGPPPYPYYRNFRSLFEKWGAVAVQSTYSTVGGIWEFGFVHDPDRPLESIAEQMILHNLCNRSMLERYRQIKRYVEEWHADALVIHSVKSCRLFSAGQGDMREYFIKECGVPTLMVESDLEDPRYYAEAQLRNRIDAFFESLRYKRIRQVQGSQTKEVQT from the coding sequence ATGTCAGCGGCACCCGTGCAGACCAAGGACTACCGGGGCGATGTTCATACGCTCTCCCGAGACCTCATGAGCGATTGGATGTCCCAGCTCAAGGACGCCACGCAGTCCGGCGTACCCTCCGCCTATCTGATGGTTAGCGGCAACTGCGTCGAAATCCTGCGATGCTTCGACATCCTGCCGGTCTTTCCGGAGATCAATGCCCTCCAACTGGCCATCCGCAAGAACTCACTTCCCTACATCATCAAGGCCGAGGAGATCGGCTACGCTTCCGACAACTGCGCCTACGTCAAGGCCGACATCGGCTACACGCTCTGCGGCGGCGTCGGCGAAAACGGAACGACGCCCAAACCCTCGCTGATCGTCTGCAATTTCGTCGGCTGCAATGTTTACATCAAATGGTTCGAGCATTGCGCCAGCATGATGAACGTGCCGTTGGTCATGCTCGACATCCCCTTCGTCCGCGAGGCGAATCCGAGCAAGGAGGATATCGCCTACGTCATCACCCAACTGCGCGAACTGATCGGCCGTTGCGAGGCGCTGACCGGCAAGAAGTTCGACATCGACCGGTTGCGCGAGATTCTGCGTTATTCGGCGCGGGCCGAGCGCGGTTGGAAGCGCGCCAAAGATCTGTGCAAGCACCGGCCGGCCCCCTTCGACGCCTACTTCGACAGCATCAACATGATGGGTCCGATCAACGCCTTGCGCGGCACGAAGGAGGCCGTGGACTTTTTCGACAAGACCGTCGAGGTCTATGAAAAAATGACGGCCGAGGGAATCGGAGTCTCCGACCAGGAGGAGTTCCGCATCGTCGTCGAGGGGCCGCCGCCGTACCCTTACTACCGCAATTTCCGAAGTCTTTTCGAAAAATGGGGCGCGGTCGCTGTTCAGAGCACCTATTCCACCGTGGGCGGCATCTGGGAATTCGGCTTTGTTCATGACCCCGATCGACCGCTGGAAAGCATCGCCGAGCAGATGATCCTGCACAACCTGTGCAACCGCTCGATGCTGGAGCGCTACCGGCAGATCAAGCGCTATGTCGAGGAATGGCACGCCGACGCCCTGGTCATCCATAGCGTCAAGAGCTGTCGCCTCTTCTCCGCCGGTCAGGGCGATATGCGCGAGTATTTCATCAAGGAATGCGGCGTGCCGACCTTGATGGTCGAGTCGGACCTGGAAGATCCGCGCTATTACGCCGAGGCCCAGCTCCGCAACCGCATCGACGCCTTCTTCGAGTCTCTGCGCTACAAGCGGATCCGACAGGTACAGGGAAGTCAGACCAAAGAGGTACAAACATGA